GGGGAGGGCGTCTCCCCTTCCGCAAACAGCGCCACGGCATTGGTGTGGGAGCTGGAGACGTAGACGGGGGCAAAGACTTCAAGAATCGTGCACGGCTTATCAGACGTGATCCAGCCCCAGTGCACCGCCATCGCGGGCACGCGATAAAAATCTCCCGCCTTCACGAGGAAGAACAGATCATCCACAAACACCCAGATCTCCCCGTCAATGACATAGTTCATTTGCTCACAGTCGTGGATGTGCGGCCGCGAATGGTACCCACCAGGGCGGGTGGCCAGCATCATGCTGCACTCATTGCCGTAGACCATCTTGGTCGACATCACCGTCCACTGCGTCTTCACGGTATCATCCCTGATCGCCTCATCTCTGACGAACAACGCCATTCAGCACCCCCCTGTGCACTCGAGTGAGTTTCGCAACCGCACGACGGTGTGTCTGGACGCTTCGGCGCGGCCGTGAGGCCCCGCGCGCCGCCCGCGACGACCCTAGACTTTGAAGAGCGGCGTCAGATCCTCCAGGATGGCATCGAGCTCCTTGTGGTCACACTCGTCAAGCGCGGAATGGCCCGCCCCCCGAATGTAGGTGCTGGTGATCACCCCGCGCCGCCTCAGGACCTCTTTGTAGACGCTGACCCCGTACATGAACTCCATATTGAGCAAGGGGAGGATCGCATTGAACAGCTGGCGCGCGCCTCGCCAGTCCTGGGCCTCGATCTTCTGCCACAGCGCGACGTGGAGATCGGCGATCTCGCAGGCCGGCATGGTCCCGCAGGATCCGCGTCGGACCTCGTCGAGGAGATACCGGCCCGCCATCCCGCCCATGATGCCCTTGAGTTTCGGGCCGCACCGCGCGCGCGTGGCCGTGATGTAGTGCCCGGGAGGCCAGCTTTCCTCCTTGATGTAATCCACCCACTCGATCTCCTCGACCAGGCCGGCCACGAACTGCGGCGACATGGTCGTCCCGATCGGCGGGATGTGGTTCTGGATCCAGACGGGACGCCCGGCCTCGGCGGCGATCGCGCGGTAGTAGGCCGTGATCTCGCCGGGAGCGGCCTTGCACGCATAGGGCGGCATGGCGATCACGGCATCTGCGCCGATCTCGCGAGCATGTCGCGTCAACATGACCGCGTGCTCGAGGCACGTGCCGGCGACCCCCGCGACGAGGGGCACGGTCCTGCCCACCTCATCGACGGCGATCTCCACAACCCGCTTACGCTCATCGTCGCTCAGGCTGGTAAACTCGCTGGCGTTGACGGGGGTGACGATACCGTGGACCTGTGCCCTGAGGCAGAACCGGAGGGTGCTCCGCAGCCCCGGCTCGTCCAGATCGCCACGGGACGTAAACGGAGTTGGCGGGATGGC
This genomic stretch from bacterium harbors:
- a CDS encoding cupin domain-containing protein encodes the protein MALFVRDEAIRDDTVKTQWTVMSTKMVYGNECSMMLATRPGGYHSRPHIHDCEQMNYVIDGEIWVFVDDLFFLVKAGDFYRVPAMAVHWGWITSDKPCTILEVFAPVYVSSSHTNAVALFAEGETPSPMKVIRNYFVSDEYRKIEEKLPIERK
- a CDS encoding dihydrodipicolinate synthase family protein; translated protein: MRGVFAIPPTPFTSRGDLDEPGLRSTLRFCLRAQVHGIVTPVNASEFTSLSDDERKRVVEIAVDEVGRTVPLVAGVAGTCLEHAVMLTRHAREIGADAVIAMPPYACKAAPGEITAYYRAIAAEAGRPVWIQNHIPPIGTTMSPQFVAGLVEEIEWVDYIKEESWPPGHYITATRARCGPKLKGIMGGMAGRYLLDEVRRGSCGTMPACEIADLHVALWQKIEAQDWRGARQLFNAILPLLNMEFMYGVSVYKEVLRRRGVITSTYIRGAGHSALDECDHKELDAILEDLTPLFKV